The segment CGATGGACAGCCGCTGCCCGAGTGGACCCCAGGGGCACACATTGACGTCCACGTGGGTCAAGATGCGGTCAGGCAGTACTCGCTGTGTTCTGACCCCGCCGACAATACCCATTGGCGGGTGGGCGTCCTGAACGTCGCCGACGGGCGGGGCGGCTCACGACTCCTTCACGAGACGGTGCATGAGGGCAGCACGATTCAGATCGGCATGCCCCGCAACAACTTCGGGCTCGCCCCGTCCCCGCGCTACCGGTTCGTCGCAGGTGGCATAGGCATCACCCCGATTCTGCCCATGCTCCGGCAGGCGACACGGGACGGCGCAGACTGGACCCTCGTGTACGGTGGCCGGTCACGTTCCTCAATGGCCTTCCTCGACGAACTTGCCCCATACGGTGCCCGGGTGCAGTTCGTGCCGGAAGACACCGACGGACGCGTCGATTTTGCATCCTACTTCGCCGAGGTCCAGGCTGACACGCTCGTTTACGCGTGCGGGCCCGAACCACTGCTGCGCGTGGTCGAGGGCGCGACGGAACACTGGCCGGAAGGTTCCCTGCACCTGGAGCGCTTCGCCCCGAAGGTTGTCGAGCATTACGCGGATGCGGCCTTCGAGGTCACTTTCGAGCTCAGCGGCGTCACCTCCACCGTCCCCGCCGGCAAGTCCATATTGGAGATAGCAGAGATCAACGGCATTTCCATCGACTCCTCCTGCCGTGAAGGAACCTGCGGGACTTGCGAGACCTATCTCCTCGAGGGCGACGTCGACCACCGGGACTCCATCCTCACCTCCGCCGAACGCGCCGACAGCGAGAGCATGTTCATCTGCGTCTCACGCGCCAAGAGGGACTGCCCGCGGCTCGTCCTCGAACTCTGACTAGGCAGCCACGGGCGATTGCGAGGTGCGATAATCGAAACTGCACTACCCTCGACCGGGCGGCAACAACGGGGGCATCAGCAACACACTCGTCCTAACCGATTTCGAGCACCACAGAGCGACTGCCGCGCTCCCCAGCCAAGGGGCGCGGCAGTCGCTCTCTCTGTGGACCGTGTCAGTCGCGGACGGCCACCAGGCGGCCAACAACCTCGCCGCGCTCGAGCTTCTGCACACCTTCGCCGATCTCGTCGAACGAGATGGTGGTGATGTTGGCCTTGAGCTTGCCCTCGCTGATGAGCTTCAGCACCGCCGCGCAGTCCTCCTGGGTTCCGGCCTGGGACCCGACCAGGGTGAGTCGGGAGAGGGTCAGACGCTGCAGGTTAAGTGTGCCCTCCGGGCGGCCCAGCCCGACCTGGACGACCTTGCCGTCGGGGCGGACCGTCTCGATGGCGCCTGCGGTCGTCGTTCCGAAGCCGGCGTAGTCGATGATGACGTCAAGGTCCTTGTCCGCGAATTCGCGGATGTCTTTGGCGACGGCACTCACGCCGAGTTCCCTGCCTAGGTCCCAGACCTTTTCGTTGACCTCCGCCGCGTAGACCTCGGCGCCGGCACCAACACAGACCTGCGCAGCGAGGGATCCAAGGCCGCCCAGCCCGATGATGCCGACCTTGTCGCCGGCTTTCACGCCGCCGACCGTCATGGCGGCGTGGTACGCCGTCATTCCGGCGTCGGTCGCCGCGGCCGCCTGGTCGAAGGAAACCCCGTCCGGCACCGGGATGACGAACCTGGCCGGGGTGAGGACCTTCTCGGCGAATCCGCCATCCAAGCTGGTTCCAGGTGTGGGGATATCGCAAGGGATGGCGACACGCTGACCCGTCGCAAACCCGGTGACGTCGAATCCGACCGCCGAGACCACGCCGGCAATTTCGTGTCCGAGCGTGATCGGCCGCTTGGGCAGGAGCCCGGACAACGTTCCGTCGAGGAATCCGACGTCGCTGTGGCATATGCCCGCGGCCTTGACGTCCAGGACGAGCTCCCCCGGCCCGGGAACCGGGGCCGGAACATCATGCAGCTCCAGCGGGTGGTTCTCCGTAACGAACTGCCAAGCCTTCATGACCGTCTCCTTTGCAGTGAACGTCCGTGGCTCAGGTTATCCCCGCTTCCGGGCATCCTCAATGGGTCGCGCACGATCTCACCGCTCAGGAGACGAGCTCGTGGTAACTGGTGCTCACGAGTTCTACCGGAGTTCCCCACGGGTCTTCGCAGTACCGCACCCTGGTGCCCGACGCAGTGATGTGTATCTGGCTTCGGGTTCGGCCGCCCAGTGCAATGAGCTTCTCGATTGAAGCGTCAAGGTCCTCCACAGTGAAGGCGAGATGGTGGATTCCTGCTTTCCAGTATTCAAAGTGCTCGTCCCGATATTCGACGGCGGGTTCAACGAATTCGAAAAGCTCGATGCCGACGCCGGATCCGTCGCTTAGATGGGCGAGCCGCATGTGCTTCCACTTTTCGCCGAACACGTCCTTGCGACGATCAGCGGCCGCTGTTTGGATGCTGGCTTCGTGGGGCGCAACGAGCAGCCTCAGGTTGAACAGTTCGCTGTAGAACTCGACGCCGGCGTCGATGTCACCGACCGTGATTCCTATGTGATTGACCAGCACTGCGGTGTTCCTTTCAGTCGATTTGCCCGGCGTACAAAGAGGCACGCCGAGTCTCGGTCTTTATGCGTTGCAGCCCCGCACCAAAACACAGAGCTGCGGCTGGGACGACGAGGGCACTCAGAACCGTCCACATTCCGGTGATATTGCCCAGCGACCTCACAACAAGTCCGGACCCGAACACGAGAATGGCGCACGCTGCATACGCAACGCAGGAGTACACGGATGTCCCCACCCCCTGCTGTCTGGGGGTCAATCCCCCCATCACGATCCTCATCCCGGTCCGATAGCCGAGTCCCTGTCCGATGCCCGCGATCCCACACCCCGCAATCACCAGAGGGAGGGACGCCACGGTGAGTCCCAGCGCCGTCATAAGGCCTCCTGCAGCGATCGACAGCGCGGAGATGACCGTGGCCCACCTCATGGAGGCTCGGGCCAACGAGTACTGCCCGATGTTCGCGAGAACGAGCATGCTGATGGAGGCCGAGTTCGCCAAGACCAGCGATGTCGACTGAAAGGCGATCGTGGCCGAGAGTGGGACTAGTGCGACGACCAGGCCGCCAACGGTGAAGGCCATTGATCCGAGCAAGTAACCGATCCACAGTGGTGGGCCGGGCGCTTCCGCGGTCTCTGACACTCTGGCGGCATCCACGGGTAGGGATCGAGTCCGGGACGGCCTCAGGCCCACGCCCACCATCGCAACGGCCGCGGCGGCGAGGACGAGATGGACGCCGAAGCCGGTGACTAGCGGGGCGGGGGCGAACTCGGCTACCAGGACGGCACCGCCGGTGCCGCTCAGGGCTCCGACAATAGTGACGGTTGCGACCATGGTGCGTCCGCGCTCACCTACAAGGGCCAGGGTGAGGGTGGCCGCGGCGCCGGCACCGAAGCCGAGGCTGATTCCGCTCAAGGCGCGTCCTAGAAGCAGCCCGGGAAGACTTACCGTCAGATAGGCCACGTCCGCGGCCATCGTGGCCAGCAGGCCAAGGAACAAGAGCAGTACCGGATGGGACTGCATCCGGTGAACGGTCATAACCAGGAGCACCGGAACGAGGGCGATCAGGAAGACGCTATATACCGCCGAAAGATCGGCGACCCCCAATCCGAGCTGCCGTCCATAGCTCGGAAGCAAAGGTGTGGCGAGCTGGGTACCGATTCCGACCGTGAGGAACGCGAGCCCAACGATGCGGGCGAGGGATGATGTATCGCCGCGCGACTTCACAGGGGTCGTGGTTTCTCATTAGGGGCCATTGACGGGGTCCTTGGGCATCAGGACCAGAGGGTCAAAAGCGGTGCCTTCCGCATACACGTCCCCGAAGAGCCCCACGCCCGACAAGGCGAGCAGGGGAGTCAACGTGGACGAGCCAGCAGGGATGTTCCCGTGGGAATTCGCCGGTACCAACCGGGCGATCCGACGACGCCTGGACTCGTCCGTTATGTCGGCTGTATCGGCTATCGTCAGCCACAATCCGTCTGAACTGGTCTCGATCGCCGCTTCAGCCAGGATGACGGTCATCATGCCGCCGTGGGCGCTGAAAGCCACCCCGCCCGAGAACCGGACCGTACCCGGCGGGTACTCGCCGGCGGTTCGAGGAAACGTGAACGTCTCACCCGTGACACCGGCCGGGACGACGATCGCCGTCTTGCCACCGGAGTTCCTCACGTAACTCAGGAAACTGGCTTTGACGCCCCAGTGCATTGCACCGGCGGATGCGGGCAGGAGGGGGTGGGCGCGGACCATCCCGTCCTGCTTGCCGGTGCCCGCATCTGCAGTGTTGTCCATGTTAGCTCGCGGCAGAATGAAGGATGATTGCCGCAACAGGGCACACGTTGGCTGCCTTCTCGACAACCGCTTCGTCGCCGGGCGCAACCTGTGGGTGGAGCAGGATGACCGTACCGTCCATGGGGTCTTGGTCAAAGAAGTCCGGCGCTACTTCGACGCAGTTTCCTGCGCCCATGCAGCGCTCGTGGAGCACCTCAATTGTCTTGTTTGCCATGATTTGCGTCCTCTCTGAATGTGTTGGATGTCCGTATGACATCTATGTGGCTTCGGTTACCAGTCCACGAGGACTGACTCGACGCCGTAAATGATGGAGTTGTGGAATTCTAGGTTTTCGACCTTTTCGACTAGTCGAAGGTTCGGGAACCGGTCGAAGATCTTGGCGAATACGGCCTGCAACTCGACACGGGCCAGTGGCTGACCCAGGCACTGGTGCACACCGTAACCGAAGGCGAGATGCCCGCGTGCATCGCGGGTGATGTCGAACTTTTCAGGGTCCGGGAAGGCCTCCGGGTCATGATTGGCCGCCATAATGGGGGCGATCACACCCTCACCCGCACGGATATCGATGCCTCCGATGGATGTGTCCTCCGCAGCCTGACGGTACGCGACGTGGTGGGCGACGCTCAGGTAACGCAGCAGCTCTTCGACGGCGGCCGGCGCCAGATCGGGGTTCTCCCGCAACTTCTTGATCTGGTCCGGGTTCTCCAGGAAGAGCAGGGTGCCGAGCGCGATCATGTTGGCGGTCGTGTCGAACCCACCTACGAGAATGAGGTGCAACATGTGCTGCAGTTCCTCCGGGGTGAGCTCACCGGTGCGAACTCTGCCGCGTACCAGCCGGCTGATCAGGTCATCGGCGTCGCTGTCCCAACGCTCTTCAATGACCCGGGCGAAGTAGGCCAGCGTGTCGGCACCCGCCTGCTGAGACTCTTCCGGGGTGCTGTCCAGGCTCATCGCCTTCTGCACGCGGTCGAGGAAGAAGTCACTGTCTTCTGGCGGCAGATCAAGCAGTTTTGTGATCACACGGGACGGAACAGGCAGTGCCAAGGTCTGAACCAGGTCGACGGGACCGCCCGATTTTTCCATGCCCTCAAATACTTCGTCGATCATGGCGTCCAGGTAGGGGCGATACCCCCGTACGCGCCGAATCATGAAGTCCGCGGTCAGCATCAGGCGGTGTACGTCATGTTGCGGCGGGTCCATGCGCGCAAAGACGCGCTGGCCCTTTCGAAATGAAGCAGCCGTTTCGCTCGATTGCGGAAACCCGGGGCGCAAGGTGTCCGAGGACAGTGCCCGGTCGTTGAGCAGCTGTTTGATGTCGGCGTATCGGGTTGCCAGCCACGCCGTTGAACCATCCCAAAGCTGCACTTTGCTGATGGGCTCGATCTTGCGGACTTCGGCCATTTCGGCGGGCTGGCTCAGCGGCCAGTCCCTCTGGAACGGGAACTTCCGCAGCGTCGATGTCTCGTTGGTTGATGCCATGACGGCTCCTTTCGTGAATGGGTCAGTAGCCCTTGCCTGCGGTCCAGCCGCCGTCGGCATTGATGATCGTTCCATTGATGAAGCGGGCCGCGGGCGTACAGAGGAAGACGACTGCGGCTGCCACGTCCTCCGGTTGTCCCCAGCTTCCGGTCGGTGTTCCCGCGATGATCGCCGCAGATTCGGGTCCGGTGCGCAGGTATTCGGCGTTAATCGGTGTTTCGACAATCCCCGGCGCGACGCCGTTGCAGCGGATGCCGCGTCCCCCCAATTCGACGGCGATCGACTTCGTGAGCATCACGAGGCCCGCTTTGGATGCGTTGTAGGCCGAGCGGTTCTTGAAGGCGAGGTCGGCCGCCACGGAGGTGACGTTCACGATGGAGCCGCCGCGACCGCTGCTCAGCATGGCGCGCACCGCTCCCTGGGCTATGAGAAACGGGGCGGTCAGGTTGAGGTCGAGCGTGCGCTGCCAATCGTCGAGGGGGTAGTCCTCGAAGGAGTGCACTCCCCTGCGTCCGGCGTTGTTGACGACGATGTCAAGCGAGCCGAAGTCCGCTGCGACCCTGTCGGGCACCCCTGCGGCCTGCTTCAGGTCGCCCAGATCGACGGCGTAGGGGCGTACATCCTGGCTTTCCCCGCCAAGGCTCGCGACGGCGTCTGCCAACAGCTCGTCTTGGATGTCAATGAGTGCAACACGCGCCCCTTGTGCGCGCAGACCGGCCGCAATGCTCAAGCCGATGCCTTGGGCTGCGCCGGTGACCAGCGCGACGGTGCCTTCGAGGGCAGGATGAGGCGCCATCGTCATGAGGCCGGCTGACGGAGCGAAGCGAAATGAGCCGTCACATCATGGATGGGCGCTCGTTCAAGCACGAGATTCCGGAACTGGAATATCGACGCTCCAGCGGCCATTCCCGCAACGCTCAGAAGCCTGCCCTCCTTCAGATACGCAACGAAAAGGCGCTCTGGATCATCGTCAAGGACGACGGCCTGGTCATGCCCAAGGTTTGATCCGATGCTCTGGATACGGCTCCCGTACTGTTCAGACCAGAAGTAGGGTGCGCTGACGAAACCGCCGGCGTCATGGGTGCCGAGCAACCGCTTGGCCGCATAGGTGCCCTGTTCGACGGCGTTCGTCCAATGCTCGACGCGCATGAGGCGTTCGTAGAGCGGGTTATGCCATAGCGCGATATCACCCGCGGCAACGACATCTTCCGTGCCGGCTACCGAGCACGTCGTATCGCAAACCAAACCGCGTTCGACGTCGAGACTGCTGTCAAGAAGCCAGTCAACAGCGGGAACAGATCCGATGGCAACGAGCACAACATCGGCGTCCAGTGAATCGCCGTTTGAGAGGTGAACTCGCCGGATCGATCCCGACGCGTGCCCTTCCAGCTCGCGGACGGTCTGTCCGAGAACGAAACGAACGCCCTCATTCTCATGCTTCGCCTGTAGCGCGGCGCTGAAGGTCTGCCCAAGAATGTGAACAAGTGGTGCCTCCATTGGTTCAATGACGGTGACCTCCTTCCCCAGCTTGCGTGCCACGGAGGCAACCTCAAGTCCGATGAATCCGCCGCCCACGATGACGACACGTTGGGCCTCGGCCAGGTCCCCGCGCATGTTGTGGGAGTCCGCCCAGGTGCGCAGGGAGTGGACACCTCCGAGCTTGGCGAACGGTGACGGGCGCGCCATTGTGCCTGTTGCAATCACGAGGCCATCGTACTGCTCGGCGAAGGGCCGGCCGTCGGCATGTATCCCGCGAATTGTTCGCCGCTCCAGGTCGAGGCCCTCCAACCCACCGCTGATGCGTTCGGCGCGCAGTTCGTCCGCCCACCCCATGGCGACCTTCCCGGCGGGCAGCGCTCCAGAGAGAAGTCCCTTCGAGACCTCGGGGCGGCGGTACGGCACGTGGGGATCGCGGTCAACCGTGAGCAGGCGTCCGCCGAAACCTCCCTGACGGAGCTCGCGGGCAGCGCTCAGGCCCGCAACTGACGATCCGGCTATGACGATTGTTTTCATGTCTCAGACCTCAACCCTTTTCTCGGAACCCTGCCCGGCGTGGTGGCCAGACGGGGAGCCCTGCGTGCCGCGTGTTTGCGTTGACGCCAGGAGGGAACCGCTGCCTTCGCTTTTCCCCTTTGACTTCTCTTTTTTCGGCCGTGACAGCTTCTTGCGGCGGACGACAGCCAGGCCAACGGCCGCGATCAGTGCAACACCGTTGAACATCGAGGCGACCCACTGCGCTCCCGAAACCAGCTGCAGTCCCTGCACGCCTGTGGCCAGCACGAAGATGGCGAGCACTGTGCCCCAGACGTTGTGCCGGCCCGGTACCAGCTGGGTGGATCCGAGGAACACAGCCGCGAAGGCGGGGAGCAACAGGGAAGGCCCGAAACCGAGGGAGGGACCGGTCAGCGATACGAAAAGCACGCCGGCGAACCCGCAAATCGTCCCTGAGATGGTCAGCGACAGAAATGACCACTTGTCGACCTGTACACCCGACAGCCGGGCTGCCTCACGGTCGAAGCCGGTGGCACGCATGTAGCGTCCCGCCGGTGTGCGCTCAAGGAGCCACCAGACGATGAGAGCGATGATGATCATGTAGAAGAACACCATTTGGAACCCGAAGATGCTCGTTTGGGTCAGACCAGTAAAGAATTCATTGTCAATCGGCAGCGGCTCCCGGTTGTTGGTCACGATCACCAGGAATGCCTCCAGAATCGATCCCATTGCCAAGGTGGCAATGAACGAATCGATCTTCAGCTTCACCACTATCAAACCGTTCAGCATGCCGATCACGGTTCCAACCGCAGTCCCGAGGAGGATTGCCCCCACTGGGTCGAGCAGACCATTTGTCTGCACAATGACGGCAAGGATGCCGGAGAAGTTCGCAATGGCCCCGATGGACAGATCGAACTGGCCGGTGACCATTGGCACTAGCAATGCCAGGGCCACGATGGCCGCGATTGCCTCCGTGGACGCCAGGAGATGGACCGTGTTCATGGTCGGGAACGTTCGAGGCGCCATGAACGAGAACAGCACGATGAACAGACCCCAAAGGTAGAGGCCGCTGAACCTGTCCAAGCCGGGCGAGAACTTTCTTCCTGTCACTTTCATGAGGTTTCAACCTTTGATTCATTGGAACGGAGAACTCTGCGATCGAGTTCGGCCACCGAAATGTCACTTCCGGTGAGCTGTTCGGTGATCACCCCTGACCGGATAATGAGGACGCGATCGCACACGGTGGCAATCTCTTCTGCGTCCGTGGAACTGATGACAACGGCGGCGCCGGCATCGCTGGCATCCATGATGTAACGGTGCAGTTGGGCCTTGGCACCAACATCCACCCCCTGGGTCGGTTCGTCCAGGAGCATGACACGCGGCGAAATGCGCATCCACTTGCCGATCAGGATCTTCTGCTGGTTACCACCGCTGAAGCTTGCCAGCGGAGCCTTCACGGCTCCCGCGGGCCGGACCGCGAGCCGGTCCATCCACTGACTGGATTCGGTGAGTTCGGCGCTGATCCGCAGATGACCGCCCCGGAAAAACTTCTTCATTGCCGGCAGCGTCAGGTTCTCGCACGCCGTCATTTCCATCAGGCCACCGCCGCGCTTGCGATCGGGAGCGAGATAGGCGACTCCCTCCTTGATGGCCGACGCCGGCCGGCCGGCAAGCTGGGCCCCGTCGACGCGAACATCACCGCCCTCGCGTTCCCTCGCCCCGAAGATGGTGCCAAGAAGCGATTCCCTCCCCGAGCCGGTCAAACCGTAAATGCCGACGATCTCGCCCGGCCGCACTTCGAAATCCACCCCTTCGAGTGCGTCTCCTTGCAGCCCCGATACCGTCAGGACCGGCCGGCTGTTTCCCGAAGGAACGTCAGTGATGTCGCGCCGTACCGGCTCGACAGCTCCGCCGACAAGTGCGTGGATGATGTCCTCACGTGGTGCATCCACGACGTCCCTGGTGAGCACAATGTGACCGTCGCGCAGCACGCTCACCCGATCGGCGAGACGGAAGACCTCATCGAGATGGTGGGTCACATAAAGGATTGCCACACCTTGTGAGGCCGCCGTCTTCACCATCTCATGCAGGTGAGCCACCTCGCGTGCCGGGAGGGTGGCCGTGGGTTCATCGAGAATGAGGACGGTCACCTTTCCGCCGTGCCGGCTCAGTGCGCGAGCGACGGCGACCCCCGTGCGTTGAGCGGCAGAGAGCTCCGCAACCCGCTTGGCCGGACTGATGTCCAGCCCGACCGCTTCAAGCGCCTGGGCCGCTTCCCGACGCGCCTGCGCACGACGAATCGTGCCGAACCTCGTCGGAAAGCCCGCCCCGATGGCCAGATTGTCAAGCACAGTGCTTTCAGCGACGAGCCCGAGGTCCTGGTGGACGATTCGGAGCCCGAGTTCGTGCGCACTCTTCGTGGAGCCGAAGTCCAGGGGCTTTCCGGCGATCAGGACTTCCCCGCGACCCGGGTCCGGGGCATGATAGCCACCGAGGACCTTGATGAGCGTCGATTTTCCCGACCCGTTCTGGCCCAGCAGCGCGTGGATCTCACCGGGAACCAGGTTCAGTTCGAGGGGGTGGAGCACCGTCCTTGGTCCGAAAGTCTTCGACACATGCGCGATCGAGATCGCAGGAGGCATCACCGCTGTTGGCGCTGTCATGGAGAGTCCCTTCTTTTCCTTCAGTCAAATGTTCTGGGCTTGGCTTGCGCGCCGGGTGCTACTTGACGCCCCACAGTTTGAGGTATTGCTCCAGGGCGCCCGTGGGGTAGTTGTAGGGAACGCTGGTGCCTTTGACGCTTTCTTGGGTGACTAGCTGGAACGGCAGCAAGGAGACCTTGTCGAGACCGTCGCTGTGGGTGATGGCGCGCAGGGCGGCATCAACCTGGGAGTACCCGGCAACGGGGTAGGAAAAGGCGGTCCAGGCGACCTGCGATCCATCCATAAGTCCGCCCTGGGCGCCCTGATCCATTGAACGGCCCCCGATCTTGACCTGTCCGTTCAGACCCGCGGCTTTGAGCGCCGCCGTGATCCCCTTGGAGAACTGTGCGTTGTCGAAGAAGACGTAGTTAATGTCGGGCTTGGAACGGAGGGTGTTCACGACCGTCGGGACGACTTGGTTTGCGCTTACCTGGGTCAGCGTGGACTCCAGAATCTGCACGCCGCACGCTGCGCACTTGTCAGAGACCTCCTGCTTGAAGGACTTCACGAAGGCCTCAAGGGAAGGGATGGCGGGGATGTTCTCGAACAGCACCTGGCCGACGCCCTTGGAGTCAGCTATAAACCAGTCGGCCAGCGTCTTCCCTGCGGCTGCTTCTGCGTCACAGCCAAGCGCACCCTGGATGATGCTGCCAACGGGCTGGAGCGGGCACACCGAGCCGACGATAAGGGGGATGCCGGCGTCCTTGTACTGCTGGATGACGTCTTCACCATACGCGGAGACGGGATCGCCGCTAATCAGGACGGCGTTGGGGCCCTTCGCGAGGGCGGTCAGCAACGCGGAGCGGAGGGTGGCGGGGTTCGAGCCCTGGTAGGCGAGCTCTTCGAAGGTCCAGCCGATGCCATCGACGGCCTTGTGTGCGGCGTCAACCATAAGAGTCGTCGCCGGAAGGCCGCTATTGAGGTAGATGATTTTCCCGTGCGCGGGCAAAGTTCCCTTGAGCGGAATACTCTGGCTCAGGGTCGTGGGCGCCGCGACATGTGCGTCGGCGACCGCCTTGACTGCCGCAAGTTCGGCGGTGGTGGCGCCCTTTGCATCCGGCGCGCCGCCACCCGTTGCACATCCAGCCATAAGCAGTGCCGACACGGTAACCGCAATGCCCAACTTGAGCTTGCGGACGGGGCTGTTTCTACCCCGGGTGTCGGCTGGGAAGCCGGATGCACGTTTCAGTTCTTTGTCCATTACGAACTCCATCGTTCGGGCGTCAACAGCGGGGTTGACCCTATGGTTGATTGGGCGTAGCGGTGGCCTCTTGAGACCATCACATTCATACCTACTGTGACAACTATACACATGAATATGAGATGCGTCACTGGTTTTATATGAGCTGCGTCACGGGCCTTTTTGTGAGCAGATACCGGGACCGGGAAATGCGTAATACGGCGATGCCTCCCAGCAGGGGACATCGAGAGAGACCACAACCTGCGCCGGATCCTGGTCCGGCCTCGACTCGTCCCCGGCGCCGAATCGCTAGCACGCCTTGCAGCTCGTCCCCAAAGACAGGGGGCGGATGCTTTCGCACCCGCCCCCGTTCCTCACACAAGGCAACGCGTCCCGCCCTCGGTCAGCGACCGCGAACGTAGTCATCGACCGGCGTGGTATCCCACGCGCCCGCTCCGCCGGCCCCTCGGACGCTCCAGACCTGGGACGCACCGCCGTCGACGTAGAGGAGCTGTCCCGTGATATAGCTGGACCGGTCGGAAAGCAGGAATGCCGCGGCATCTGCGATTTCGCCGGGATGGCCCGCGCGACGCAGCGGCACGGTGCCACCACGGCGGAGAAGATTCTCTTGGATGGCATCGATGACAACGCCGTCAAAGGCCTGCTGTGTGGCGATGAGCCCCGGGGCGATCCCGTTAACCCGCACGCCCATCGGTGCCCCGTACATCGCCGAACCGCGCAGCAGCGACAGCACTGCGCCCTTGGACGCTTGGTAAGGAATGATGTCATGGCTACCGTGCGTCCCGCTGACGGAACATGTAGCGAGAACCGTTCCGCCGCCTCCCTGCGACTCGAACTGGCGAAGTGCCGCGCGAATACCGAGGAAGGTGCTGATGACATTCACCTCCATCACGTGACGGAAATCGTCCAGGCTGAGGTCGACGAGGCGCGCGGGACTGCCGACGATGCCCACGTTCAGGTGATGCATGTCGATGCGGTCGAAGGCCTCCAGACCCGCGGCGATGTAGTGCTCGACGCCTGCCTCAGTGGAGACATCCGCTTGCACGCTGATTGCCCGGCTGCCATACCGCCCTGCGACCGCGGCGGCGTCGTCGCCTTCACGGTCCACGACGACGACCCGCGCACCCGCCTCGACCAGGCGGTCGACCACTGCCTCACCGAGTCCGCGGCCGGCACCGGTGACTACCGCTACACGGCTTTGGAAGTTATCCGTCATGCTTCGCGCCACGCTTATGCGCGTTCGAGGACGAGCCTGGCAACCCTGTAATCGGGCAACGTGATGACCCGGCCGTTGAGCACTGCAGCAGGCTCACCTCTTGCCGCGGTCTCTTCGTACGCGTCGCACACCTGGCGCGCCCGATCCACCTCGGCGGCCGAGGGGCGCATGACTTCATTGATGATGGGCAGGTGGGCGGGCGAGACCGCGATGCAGGCGGTGAAGCCGAGATCGGACCACGTTTGGATAAATGCGCGGACCTTCTCGAGGTCCTTGTACTCGGGGATCAGCGAGCCTCCGGTTGCCCACAGCCCGTAGGCGGCAGCTGCGGCGGCGATCTTCGCGCGTGCGTACCCGCTGGTCAGCGACGAGAGCATGCCGTCGGCGTCGAAGGGCCGTGAGCCGATGTCGGCGGCGAGGTCGACGTATCCGAAGTGCAGGCCGACGACGGCCGGGTGCGCCGCGATGCGGTCGAGCTCAATAAGCGCGCGGGCGGTTTCGATCATCACATGAAGTGGGTGAACCCTGCCGGCTCCACGCATGATCGCAACAACCTCGTCGAGCTCCTCGACCGTTTCGACCTTCGGGTAGGAGATGACGATATCCGCGTCGACGGCGGCGAGTGCCTCCAGGTCGGCCCGTCCCCAGGGCGAGCCGATGTTGTTGCTACGGACAATGATGCGGCGCTCGCCGAAGTAGTCGATGTCTGCGAGCACTTCGATGACCCGTTCGCGTACCCGCTCCTTGTTTTCGGGGGTGGCAGAGTCTTCGAGGTCGAGCATGATTCCGTCGGCCGCGACCTCCGGAACCTTGGACCAATACTTCTCGTTGAGCACCGGGACCTCGATGAGGCTGATCATGCTCGCATATTCTTGGCGCGGTGTGCGTGCGGTCAGGTCTGTGGAGGTTGTACTCATGGTTGGTCGCCTTCCGCGAAGAAGTCCAGGAGGGAGTCGGTGAATTGTTTGGGCTGTTCGCGGGGGATGTAATGGCCGGTCTCGAACCATTCGACCCGCACGTCGGGCATGACCTGCTGAAGACGGTCGACGATGGGCTGGTCCAG is part of the Arthrobacter ramosus genome and harbors:
- a CDS encoding ferredoxin → MANKTIEVLHERCMGAGNCVEVAPDFFDQDPMDGTVILLHPQVAPGDEAVVEKAANVCPVAAIILHSAAS
- a CDS encoding VOC family protein, which encodes MLVNHIGITVGDIDAGVEFYSELFNLRLLVAPHEASIQTAAADRRKDVFGEKWKHMRLAHLSDGSGVGIELFEFVEPAVEYRDEHFEYWKAGIHHLAFTVEDLDASIEKLIALGGRTRSQIHITASGTRVRYCEDPWGTPVELVSTSYHELVS
- a CDS encoding PDR/VanB family oxidoreductase — its product is MTTTHAETRDRGAGSTAHEILTLRVVERHNQSDGVIALTLERPDGQPLPEWTPGAHIDVHVGQDAVRQYSLCSDPADNTHWRVGVLNVADGRGGSRLLHETVHEGSTIQIGMPRNNFGLAPSPRYRFVAGGIGITPILPMLRQATRDGADWTLVYGGRSRSSMAFLDELAPYGARVQFVPEDTDGRVDFASYFAEVQADTLVYACGPEPLLRVVEGATEHWPEGSLHLERFAPKVVEHYADAAFEVTFELSGVTSTVPAGKSILEIAEINGISIDSSCREGTCGTCETYLLEGDVDHRDSILTSAERADSESMFICVSRAKRDCPRLVLEL
- a CDS encoding HtaA domain-containing protein, whose amino-acid sequence is MDNTADAGTGKQDGMVRAHPLLPASAGAMHWGVKASFLSYVRNSGGKTAIVVPAGVTGETFTFPRTAGEYPPGTVRFSGGVAFSAHGGMMTVILAEAAIETSSDGLWLTIADTADITDESRRRRIARLVPANSHGNIPAGSSTLTPLLALSGVGLFGDVYAEGTAFDPLVLMPKDPVNGP
- a CDS encoding zinc-binding dehydrogenase, with the protein product MKAWQFVTENHPLELHDVPAPVPGPGELVLDVKAAGICHSDVGFLDGTLSGLLPKRPITLGHEIAGVVSAVGFDVTGFATGQRVAIPCDIPTPGTSLDGGFAEKVLTPARFVIPVPDGVSFDQAAAATDAGMTAYHAAMTVGGVKAGDKVGIIGLGGLGSLAAQVCVGAGAEVYAAEVNEKVWDLGRELGVSAVAKDIREFADKDLDVIIDYAGFGTTTAGAIETVRPDGKVVQVGLGRPEGTLNLQRLTLSRLTLVGSQAGTQEDCAAVLKLISEGKLKANITTISFDEIGEGVQKLERGEVVGRLVAVRD
- a CDS encoding cytochrome P450, coding for MASTNETSTLRKFPFQRDWPLSQPAEMAEVRKIEPISKVQLWDGSTAWLATRYADIKQLLNDRALSSDTLRPGFPQSSETAASFRKGQRVFARMDPPQHDVHRLMLTADFMIRRVRGYRPYLDAMIDEVFEGMEKSGGPVDLVQTLALPVPSRVITKLLDLPPEDSDFFLDRVQKAMSLDSTPEESQQAGADTLAYFARVIEERWDSDADDLISRLVRGRVRTGELTPEELQHMLHLILVGGFDTTANMIALGTLLFLENPDQIKKLRENPDLAPAAVEELLRYLSVAHHVAYRQAAEDTSIGGIDIRAGEGVIAPIMAANHDPEAFPDPEKFDITRDARGHLAFGYGVHQCLGQPLARVELQAVFAKIFDRFPNLRLVEKVENLEFHNSIIYGVESVLVDW
- a CDS encoding MFS transporter yields the protein MKSRGDTSSLARIVGLAFLTVGIGTQLATPLLPSYGRQLGLGVADLSAVYSVFLIALVPVLLVMTVHRMQSHPVLLLFLGLLATMAADVAYLTVSLPGLLLGRALSGISLGFGAGAAATLTLALVGERGRTMVATVTIVGALSGTGGAVLVAEFAPAPLVTGFGVHLVLAAAAVAMVGVGLRPSRTRSLPVDAARVSETAEAPGPPLWIGYLLGSMAFTVGGLVVALVPLSATIAFQSTSLVLANSASISMLVLANIGQYSLARASMRWATVISALSIAAGGLMTALGLTVASLPLVIAGCGIAGIGQGLGYRTGMRIVMGGLTPRQQGVGTSVYSCVAYAACAILVFGSGLVVRSLGNITGMWTVLSALVVPAAALCFGAGLQRIKTETRRASLYAGQID